Within the bacterium genome, the region CCGGAAATTTTCATTCGTTCGCCTTCGCGGAGGGCGGCCTCGTGCGGCGGCCCGTCCTCGGCCTCATCGGGGAGGCGGGGCCCGAACACGTCCTGCGCGTGGACAGCCCGGCCTCGATCCGCGCCCTGCGCGAGGGCCTGCGGCCGATCATCGCCGAGCTTGTTGGCGCATCGGGGGGCGCGTCAAACGGCCAGGGGGGCGGCCGGGCCACGACAGTGAACGTGGACCTGCGGGGGAGCTTCTTTCCCGATGCGCGCGCGGTCGAGCGGCTCTTCCGGCTCCTCGAGGCGCACGGCGCGGGCCGCCGCGTCTTCCAGCCCGCACGGGCCTGATCTTTCTCCCCTTTTCAACGTAAGCGTTTCCGCAAGCATTTCCCGCAAGATTCTCCATCCGGTTTCCCGAATTTCCTGCAGGTGGTTTTCTCCCGGCATCGGCTACATTCATCCCGGTTGTCTTTTGCGCGAGGAGCGACATGGCCCATCGGTATTTTTTCCAGAACATGATTGATGCGGGGACGGCCATCGCGGCCTCCTCGGTTTCGCCGGGCTTCACGGGGGGCGCCGTGCCGCGCGTGGCGCAGGGCTCCGGTTCGGTCGTCTTCTCGGGCGCCTTCACGGGCGAGGGGACGGAGATCTACACGGTGGAGATCGACGCCGAGGGCGATGTGGGCGCGGCGACATTCAAGTGGCGGAAGAGCACGACGGCTCCCCCCGGCACGTTCGAGGCCTCCGGCGTCCTGACCGCGCTGACGAACATCCTCCTCGATCAGGGGGTGAGCGTGCGCTTCGCGGCGGGGGCATCCACCCCGCATTTCCGCCTGGCGGACCGCTGGCAGGCGAGCGCCTCGCGCTTCCGCTCGCCGGGAAAAATTTTCGACCTCGATCCGGCGACGAAGTGGCGCACGGCGAACCCGCCTTCTGATCCGGAGAGCCTCGTCCTCGATCTGGGCGCGGCGAAGGCGCCGGATGCGCTGATCCTCCACGCCCATAATCTCTCCGCCGCCGCCGCGATCCGCATCCAGGGAAACGGCGCGGACAGCTGGGGCGCCCCCGCGGTGGACGAGGCGGTGACGTGGCGCGCAGATTCGCTTGTGCACTACCTGACGAGCGCGCCGCGGTCGCACCGCTACTGGCGGCTCCTGCTCGCGGGCGATGCGGCGAACGCGGACGGGTTTTTGGAGATCGGGGAGGTCTATCTCGGCGGCTACTTCGAGCCGGCGTTTCATTTCGCATGGGGCGGCGTGCTCACCGAGGAGGCCTTCGAGGAGAGCCGCGAGACCGAAAGCCGCGTGCAGAAGACGGCGCTCCTCAACCGGGGCCGCGCGGCCGCTCTTCCCTACGAACACGTCTCGGCCGCGCAGAAGGACCTTTTCCTTGCCATGTACCGCGCGGTGAAGGACGTGGCGGCCGAGCGGAGCAAGCCCCTCTTCGTCCACCTCGATGTGGACGATCCCGGAACCCTGCTGCTCGCGAACGTCGCGGCGCCCTTCACCCCCGAGGAGCAGGGCCCCGATGATTTCGCGTTCCGGATCGAGCTGCGGGAGCGGCTGACATGAGGCCGGCGAGCGAGCAGGCGATCCTCGACCTCGCGGCGCACGGGGAGGAAAAGCGCGCCCTCGTCCTCTTCTATCTCGCCAACGCGAACGGAAGGCGCGTCTTCTGCCGCACGGCGCCGCCGGATGCGCTCATCGGCCAGAGCGGGCGCGTGTTTCTGCTCGACGGCTCCTGGATACTCGACGGCTCGGTGAAGCTGGGCGAGGGCTCCGAGGAGCTGCTCGGCGTCCACGACTGGGTGATCGACGGCGGCGCCTTCTCGCAGGGAAAGACCTCGGGGGCGTCTCCGCTGGAAGTCTTCCGGCAGAAGGAGCTCTCGGGCCTCACGCTCACGCTTTCCAACGAGCCGGACGATGCGGGACACCCGCGCATGAGCCGCCTGCTCGCGCAGGAGCCTTTTGTGGGCGCGCGGCTCGATGTGCGCGTGGGCTTTTCCGGGCAGACGACGGGGGATGTGATCGGCCTCGCCTCCTTCACCGTCCGGCGCATCATCGAGCGGCGCGGCGCGGCGGCGCTCGAGTGCGAGGGGGCGTGAGATGTGGAGAGCCCTAAAAAGGTCTTTTGTGTACTTGTTTCGCCGCCACCGCCCGATCCGGAGGAAAATATCGGTGGATTTATCGGGGGCCTTCTTCGGAGATCATGATGCCTTCAAAGATGCGGTCAAGGACGCGATTCGCCATGCTTAGGCGTTTTTTTCTCTCGGAGACTTCTGCCGGTCCGGCAAGATCGGGAAGCACCTCTTTTGAGCGCACAATGACTTTTTGCAGGAAAATTTTTGGCTGTGGCCTCGATATTAAATCTTCGACGAGATGCCCAATGACGAGCGCGCGCAGAGCGAGCATGTTCGCGAGAAATTCCTCCATGATGGCCTCCATTTATAGTGGGAAAGACAGGAGATTATATACAAAATGGCCGACCTGACGCAGAGCCGCCTGGCGGATGTCTTCCGGATCGCGCGCGCCTCGAGGTACAGCGCCCCCGAGAACGGAGGCGACGCCCTCCCCATCGTCTACGGCGATCTGACGGTCCCGGCGCGAACGAAGGCGGGCGTCTACACGCTGCCCCAAATCGACACGGGGGGCGCGGGGACCTGGTGCGTCGCGGGCCATGCGATCGCGGGGAGCGTTTCGCTCTTCGATACGGACGGCCTGATCGCACCAGGAGACTACACGCTGAACCTCGCGAATGATTTTCAGGGGAAAGGCATCATTGCGACGGCGGCGTTTTCGGCCGCGCCGAATGGGAGCGTGGCGGCGGTCTGCAAGGGAAAGAAGAACGCCGCGGGCGCCCTCATCGAAAATCCCTTCTACATCGTCGAGGATTTGATGAAGAACCTCTGGGGCTTCACGGATCAGGACATGGACCTGCAGGCGCTCTCCCGGGTGGCGCAGGGGGCGGTGGATGCCGGCTACCTCGCGGCGGTGGTGATCGAGAATGACCGCGCGCCGGCGGATGTCCTGACGGACTTATTGGGGGATTTCCTGGGGGGATTCGAGGTGGACGCCCTCGGGAGGCTTCGCCTCGCCCTCGCCGGCCAGGAGGCGGGCGCCATCCATCCCGTCAAGGCGCTTCCCGCGGCCGAGGCCGAGAGCGTCGAGATCGAGACCTCCCGCGATTCGGTGATCAACCAGGTGCCGGCGCTCTACGCGAAGGACTACCGCGACGGCCGCCACATCAGCCATGAGGACGGAGAGGGCACGAAGGAGGCGGCCTCGCAGGCGCTCTACGGCGTGCGGCTCCCCGAGAGCGGGCGGCTCGATTTCGACTGGGTGCGCACCGCGGCGGTGGCCCGTGCGGTCCAGGCGCGGATCATCGAGCGCTTTGCGGCGCCGGCCCGGGTGGTGATCTACCGGGACGGCACGTTCCGGGGGCTCGAGGCGGAGCCCGATGATTACGTGGTGTTCTCGATTCCCTGGATGCGGACGGCGGAGCTGGAGCCGCTCATCAACCAGATCGGGCAGGTCACGGAGGCCTCGCCCGACCTCAGGAGCCAGTCGGTCGAATACCGCATCCGGGACACGGGTTTTTATCTGACGAAGGCGAATCTTCTGGACGGATCGCAGACGCTGGGCGGCGGGTGGCTGTTCGGGGCTACGCGCGAGCTCGAGCCGGTGGCCTAGGAGGGCAAAATGGCGGACCTGAGAGCGCAGTGGAACGAGGAGGCGGTGGGGGCAAACCACGCAACGAAGGCGGACGTGGTGAACCGCCTCCAGCTGGCGGAGCACAACAGCGATGGGACGCATAAAACCGGCATCCAGGCCAACTGCCGCCTGGACTATGTGGGCGCGACCTCGATCAAGCTCTCACGCTTCAACGGGAAATACCTCCCGCTGGTGAACGCGGACGGGAATGCCTTTTTCATGGAAATTCCCGCGGCGGGGGTAACTCTTACGAACGGCGGGCTTTCCGCCAACACGACGTATAACATCTACGCCTACGACAGCTCCGGGACGATGACGCTCGAAGCCTCGGCCACGGCGCATGCCGTGGATGCCACAACGGGCGTCCGCATCAAGAGCGGGGACGCCACGCGCACCCTGGTGGGAAAGATTCGCACGGATTCTTCGAGCCAGTTCAAGCAGACGAGCATTGACGCGGGAGTGCTATCCTATTTCAACCGGAAGCTCGCGCGGCTGTTTGGTACCGACACTTCCGACCGCACATCCACTTCCACGACGCCGGTTGCAATCGGAGCACTGAACCTCGCATTCCTTTCTTTCGGGGATGGGTCTCTCAATGCGGTATATCTCCATGCGCATGTGGGAAACGACGTGGTGACGCTCTTGGCGAATGTCGGCATCGGATTCAATTCCACAACGGCGTTTCAGGCGCAATCCTCGATGAGAGGAAACACCATAAACGATGACCGCCACACGGCCGTCGTTGTCTTGGATTATTCCGACTCAGAGGGCTACCACACCTGTCATGCGCTGATGTCCACCCAAGCGGGCGGAACGGTGGACGTGGAAGGCGCGACAACGCACGGAACCCGCCTCGCCGCGATGGCCTGGATATAAGGAGGCACCGATGAAACTGCACAAAGGCGTTTTTATTGATGAACTGGCGGCTGCGGGACACTGGCCGAAGGAAGGTTTCGCTTTCGTTCATGGCGCTGACTTGCCGGTGGATGAACTTTTCACGTTTCCAGAGGGTGAACCACAAGCAAACATTGACGCCATCCGCGCGCTGGCCGAGGCGCACGATCCGGTTCCGCCCGCCGTATGGGCGGCGGCGCAGGAAGAAAAAGCCGCTCTGGATGACTTGGCGAACAATAAAACGCTCACGGCGGCGGTCGAGGTGTTCGTCGAGCGCCTGAACGGGCTCGGAGATGCGATCACGCAGGCGGAATTCGCGGCGCTGTATGTGACGAAGCGGAAGGCGGGGGCGTAGCGCGTTTTTTTATTTCCGCTCCACCGCGAGCAGGGTCACATCATCGCGGAAGGTCAGCGTGCCGCAGAAAGCTTCGAGGCGATCGAATATTCCGTCCAGGACTTTGGCGGCGCCTCCCTTCGTGCTTTTCAGGCTCTCCTCGAGGCCCGCGCTTCCGAAATCCTCGCCCTTCGCGCTCTCGGCCTCCCATGCGCCGTCGGTGTAGGCGAGCAGCACCTCTCCTTCCTTCATCTCCAGCTCGAAGCTTTTGTCCTGATAATCCGGCGCGATTCCGAGCGGCGGCCCGGCGTCGAAGGCGAGCGTGCGCACCCCGCCCCCCGTTTCGCGGAGGAGGGGAGGCAGGTGGCCCGCGCTCGCGAGGCGGATGCGGCCGCTGCCCGGCATCGTGAGGCCGATGAGCATCGTGACGAACATCCCGCGGAGCCGGCGCTGGCAGAGATGGCTGTTGAGGGCGGCGAGGAGCCGGGCGGGGTCGCTCTCGCTTCTCGTCACGTGCTGGATGTCGCTGATGAGGCGGGCCATGTAAAGGGCGGCGGCGATCCCTTTCCCGGAGACATCCCCAAGAAAGAAAAGATGGCGGCCCTCGCCCGCATCGAGCGTTCCGATAAAATCCCCGCCCACGGCCGAGGCCGAAAGGTTCCGCCCGGCGATCCCGAATCCATCTCCCGAAACG harbors:
- a CDS encoding SpoIIE family protein phosphatase, whose product is MTEGNADIQSRLSLLEEENAHLRRIQACTAALISSLQLDETLQAILHTAMDVADAGQGSILLYDTERAFLRIAEAIGLSPETIAATRVRPGEGISGRVAVSGEPILVEDIDNDPRFEEKRQSARRSRSFASLPLAYREKILGVLNLSAPRKETCFKSSLLPHLTTLGHQAAVAITHAELHGSMLEKERLDQQIEMARAIQESFVPPGFSVSGDGFGIAGRNLSASAVGGDFIGTLDAGEGRHLFFLGDVSGKGIAAALYMARLISDIQHVTRSESDPARLLAALNSHLCQRRLRGMFVTMLIGLTMPGSGRIRLASAGHLPPLLRETGGGVRTLAFDAGPPLGIAPDYQDKSFELEMKEGEVLLAYTDGAWEAESAKGEDFGSAGLEESLKSTKGGAAKVLDGIFDRLEAFCGTLTFRDDVTLLAVERK